Genomic segment of Streptomyces sp. NA02950:
CCCCCACCGCGCGCGCGGTCCTGGTGCCGGTCCGGCCCGCGACCGCGCGGGGCGGGACACCGGAGCGCGGCTGGGAATTGGCGCACTGGGCCGTGGCTCACTCGGACGAGCTGCGCATCGAACGCGTCTCTTATGGGAAGCACGTGTGGAACGCCGGGAATTCCGGGGACGGCTGGCACACCTCCGACGAGAATTCCGGGCCGGACGTCACACTCGTCCTCGAGCGATAGCGCGACGGATCTCCGCAGCTCAAGTCCGTTGATCAGATACTCGGTACGGGACCGGGACACCGTGCGCACCAGGAATGCGCACCGAAACGGATTATGCGACACATTGCCAATTCTTTGCCCGGGGGCACCGCAACCTTCTCGCGGCCCATATCGGTATGCACAACGTCCGATCACCGGACACTGCACGCCATTGTCCCTCCGTCAAAGGAGAATCATGTCCCTCCCTCTCACGCGTCGGATCGGTCGGGCCGCGCTGCTGGTCGCCGCCGGCGCCGTTCCCGTTGTCGCCACCGCCGGCGCCGCGAGTGCGGCGGAAACAGCCCTGCCGCAGTCCCAGCTGGGCGGGCTGAGCGCCCTGGACACCGCCTCCGTCGACCAGGTCGCGGACATTGCCTCGCGGCAGGTCGGGAGCGCGGCGGGCGACGTCGTCGGCAGCAAGGCCGGACGGACCGTCACGGAGGTTCTGCCGGGCAAGGCCGCTCCGGTGAAGACCACTCCGGCCAAGCCCGCCCAGCAGGCCAAGACCCTCCCGGCCAAGGCCAAGGCCAAGGGCGCGCACGCCAAGGCCGCCCCGGCCAAGGGCAAGGCGGTCAAGGGCGCCCATGCCAAGGGCAAGGGCGGTGCGCACGCCAAGGGCAAGGGCGCCAAGGCCGCCAAGGCCGCCCCGCAGACCCCCAAGGCCCCGCAGCAGGCCGCGCCGAGCCGGCAGAGCCCGGGCCTGCCGCTCAAGGGTCTTCCGCTGGGGGGTCTGCCGATGCTCGGCGGCTGATCGCCCGCACCGCACACCGCGGGGGCCCGGGGAGTGTCACTCCCCGGGCCCCCGTATGTGCGCCGTACGCGGTGCGGCTCAGGCCGTCAGCCGGCGGACCGCCGCCGCCACCCCCTCATCGGTCGCGGTGAACGCGACCCGGACGTTCCGCTCTCCGGCCGGACCGTAGAAGTCGCCCGGCGCCACCAGGATGCCCAGCTCGGCGAGGGCGCCGACGGTCTCCCAGCACGGCTCGTCACGGGTGGCCCACAGATACAGCGAGGCCTCGCTGTGCTCGATCCGGAAGCCGAAGCCCTCCAGCGCCGAGCGGAGCGCGGTGCGGCGCCGTTCGTAGCGCTCACGCTGCTCGGCCACGTGCTTGTCGTCGGCGAGCGCCGCGACCGTGGCGGCCTGCACCGGCGCGGGCACCATCAGCCCGCCGTGCTTGCGGATCTTCAGCAGTTCGCCGAGCACCGTCTCGTCGCCGGCGAGGAACGCCGCGCGGTAGCCCGCCAGATTGGACCGCTTGGACAGTGAGTGGACCGAGACCAGCCCCTCGAAGCTGCCGCCGGAGATCTCCGGGTGCAGCACGGACCGCGGTTCGGCCTCCCAGCCCAGTTCGAGATAGCACTCGTCGCTGACCAGCAGCACCTCGTGCTCCCGGGCCCAGGCGACCGCCGCCCGCAGCTCGTCGGGGGTCAGCACCCGGCCGGTGGGGTTGGACGGGGAGTTCAGCCACAGCAGCTTGAGCCCGGCCGGGTCCGGCCCGGCGCCCGCGGCACCTCCAGCGAAAGTCCCCACGTCGTACGGCACCGGCTCGGCGCCCGCCAGCCGTGCGCCCACCTCGTAGGTGGGGTAGGCCAGCCGCGGGAAGGCGATCCGGTCCCCGGGCCCGAGCCCGAGCTGGGTGGGGAGCGAGGCCACCAGCTCCTTGGAGCCGACCACCGGCAGCACCTCGGTGTGGCGGACCCCGGTGGCACCGAGGCGCCGCTCCACCCAGCCGGTCAGCGCGTCCCGCAACTCCGCGGTCCCCCACACGGTGGGGTAGCCGGGGCTGTCGGCGGCACCGGCCAGCGCCCGCTGGACCGACTCGGGGACCGGGTCGACGGGCGTACCCACCGAGAGGTCGACGATGCCGTCGGGATGGGCCGCGGCGGTCGCCTTGTACGGTTCGAGCCGGTCCCAGGGGAAGACCGGGAGGCGGGCGGAGACGGGTGGCACGGGTGGCTCGCTTTCGTCGTAAGCAGCCCGGTCGGCCGGCCCGGGGAACCCGGTGGCCGACCGGGAAAACAGACCGGCCCCGCAGGCAACAGGCCGTACGGGACCGAGGGCTGCGCCCAGGGCCCGCGTGGTCGGGGCCCTGGGGCGCAAGGTCACTCGTCGTGCTCCTGCGGCGGCAGCGCGGCGATGAAGGGGTGGTCGCGCTCGATCAGACCGAGCTTGCTCGCGCCACCGGGCGAGCCGAGCTCGTCGAAGAACTCGACGTTCGCCTTGTAGTAGTCCTTCCACTCCTCCGGAGTGTCATCCTCGTAGAAGATGGCCTCGACCGGGCAGACCGGCTCACAGGCTCCGCAGTCGACGCATTCGTCCGGATGGATGTACAAGGACCGCTGGCCCTCGTAGATACAGTCGACGGGGCACTCCTCGATGCACGCCTTGTCCTTCAGGTCGACACAAGGCTGCGCGATGACGTAGGTCACGCTGTCGTTCCTCCTCGTTAGGGCTGCTATCGCGCGGGAGCGCGGCGTCGTCGATGCCCGCACCTAGTATCGCCGTTCCAGGGCACCAGACGCACATGAGGGGCTGACACAGCTGTGGATTTCACCACCGGCGGACGTCTCGAGGTTCGGATCACCCCCGCTGACGTGGGCAAACGCGTTTCGGTGCGGCCTTTGACCGGGGAGCCCGACCCGCACGCCACATTCACTGACGTGGTCGGGGTTCTCACATCGTGGACCGGAGATGTGCTGTGTGTCACACGGCGGACCGGGGAAGCGGTGCGAATCGCGCGGTCCTCGCTGGTGGCGGGCAAGGTGGTGCCCGCCGCACCGGCCCGCCGCCGCGGCCCGGCCGCGAGCGCGCGCGAGCTGGACCGGATCGCCGCGCGCGGCTGGCCCGCGGTGGAGAGCGCACCGCTGGGCGAGTGGGAGCTGCGGGCGTCCGGCGGCTTCACCCGGCGGGCCAACTCGGTTCTGGCCCTCGGCGACCCGGGCCTGCCGCTGGACGCGGCGCTGGACCGGGTCACCGGCTGGTACGCCGAGCGCGGGCTGCCCGCGTACCTCCAGCTCAGCACCGGCGCCGAGAACACCCAGGAGCTACTGGCAGCGGAGCTGGCCGCGCGCGGTTGGACCAGGGAGGTGTCCGCACAGGTGCGGATCGCGGGCCTGGCCCCGGTCGCCGACCGGGACGCCGACGTCTCGGCGGTGGCGCTCTCCCGCCGGATCCACGACGCCTGGCTGGCCCGCTACCAGCGCTCCGCCGCCCCCTCCCCCGAGGTGCGGGCGGTGCTCTCCGGCGGCCCCTCGGTGTGGTTCGCGACGATAGGCGGCGCGCCCGGTGACGAGGTCCCGGCCGCGATCGGGCGGGTGGTGGTGGACGGCCGCTGGGCCGGGTTCGCGGCGGTGGAGGTCGCCCCGGAGCGGCGGCGGCAGGGGCTCGCCGGGGCGGTGATGACCGCGCTGGCCCGCAAGGCGCTGGACGAGGGCGCCTCGGCGGCGTACCTCCAGGTCGAGACGGACAACGGCGGTGCCCACGCGCTCTACGAGGACATGGGCTTCACCGTCCATCACTCCTACCACCACTGGCGCGCCCCGCACGACGACCCCCGCTGAGCGGGTACCGGACCACCATGCCGCGTATGAACGACACCTCCCGGCGCCGGAGATTCGCCGAGGCGGCCCGCGAGGAACGCCCCGATCTGGCGCTGCTGTGCCTGCTGGTGGGCATGGAGGCGGACGCCGGGCTGGACGAGGACGGTCTTGACCGGGCGCAGATCGAACTGGACCGGCTGGCCGGTCTGCTGCCCTTCGCCCCCGGCGGTCCGGAGGGCTGGGCCACCGCGCTGGCCCGGTTGCTCGGCGAGCGCCATGACTTCCGGGGCACCCCGGCCGACTACCGGCGGCTGGAGTCCTCGCTGCTGCACGAGGTGCTGCGGCGCCGCCGGGGACTGCCGATCCTGCTGTCGGTGGTGTGGATCGAGGTGGCGCGGCGGGCGGGGGCGCCGGTGTACGGGGTGGGGCTGCCCGGCCACTTCGTGGTGGGCTTCGGCGATCCGTACGGGCACCATGTGCTGGTCGATCCGTTCGACGGGGGCCGGAGCCTGTCGGACGAGGACGCGGCGATACTGGTGGCGGGCGCCACGGGCACTCCGCTGGCGCCGTCGGCGCTCACCCCGTCCACTCCGCTGGAGATCGTGCTGCGGATCCTCAACAACATCCGGGCCTGGGCCGCCGCCCGCCCCGAGCGCACCGATGTCCAGCTGTGGGCGATCGAGCTGTCGCTGCTGCTGCCCAGCCACCCGGCCCGGCTGCGCTACGAGCGGGCCCAACTGCTCGTGGAGCGCGGCGATTTCCTCGCCGGGGCGAAGGAGCTGGAGGACTACGCGGAGGTGGTGGCCGCGGTGGAGCCCGAGGCCGCGGCGGCGGTACGGCGCCAGGCGCGCGCGGCCCGCGCGATGCTCAACTGACGGACTGCGGCCAGCCCTTGTCGCGGGCGATGCGGACCGCGTCCGCGCCATTGCGGGCTGGGCGCGGCCACCGCCCGGTGCCGGGCGGGGGCCGTGCCGAGTCGGCCGCGGGGACCTCAGTTGGGAGTGGTGTCGATGACGCCGATCCGCTCGGAGGCCGACTTGCCGACCAGCGCCTTGCTGAGCGCCACGACCACGTCCTGCGGGCTGACGGGCCTCTTGGCGCCGGTGCCGCGCTCGATCAGCACCCCGTCGAAGGTGGAGCCGTAGAGCTGCTTGAGGACGGCGAGGTCGTAGTGCTCCACCAGCTTGCCGTTGACCACCCGCATCGAGAGGATCTTCGGCAGCGACCGCCCCGGGCTGAGCGGCAGCGAGTGCTGGGGGTCGGTCTGCACCGTCACCAGGCCGGACATCGCGGGCTTGGCGAAGGTCTTCATCTTGTTGTCGACCTCGGCCTTGCTCACCGTCGGCTGCTTGACGCTGACCGGCAGCTTGATGACCTTGTCCTTGCCGGTCTCGGCGCGCTCGCGGTAGGCGTCGGAGACGGCCGCGACCGCCCGGTCGACGTCCAGCGCCTTGCCCGCCTTGCCGTACACCGGGACGGCCCGGCCGGAGGTGAAGTTGATGGTGCCCTCGCGAGCGGTGCCCGAGGTGCCCGCGAGCCGCTCCAGGGCGTCCCGGAGCTTCTCCTCGTCGACCGTCACCTCGGGTTCGGCCTCGTGGGTGCCGCCGAACAGCGAGCCGATCACCGTGAGCGGGTTGTAGTCGCGGCCCGCGACATTGCGGACGGTGGTCTCGGTGTCCAGGGCCAGGCCCGCGACGGACGGCTTGATCTCCTTCTGCTCACCGTCCACCGACACCTTCAGCGGGGCGGTGGTGCGGTTGCCGAGCTCGGAGTCCAGCTTCTCGACGGCGGCCTCCTTGGAGGTGCCGCCGATGTCGACGCCGAGCACGGTGGTGCCGTTGGGCACGTCGGCGTGGTTCATCACCAGGCCCGCGCTGTACGCACCCCCGCCCACCACGACCAGCAGGGCGACCAGCATGACCAGCTTGGAGCGGCCCTTCTTCTTCGGCTTCCCGGCCGCCGGGGCGGACGGTGCCGGAGTGCTCGGCGGGCCGCTGTCCCCGGCGGGCGCCGCCGGGCCGCCGCCGACGGGCGGGGACGGCGGCAGGCTCTCGGCCGGGGGCACCACGGGCACCCCGCTGACCAGCGTGTCGCTGGAGATCTGCTCGGGCGGCACCCCGCCGCCCGGGGTGGGGTCGGGGTCGCGGAACAGCGGACGGTCGGTGTCCGGCTCCCCGCCGAGCCCCCCCAGCGGGCCGGTGCCGGTGGTGGCGCCCAGACTGCCGGACAGCGGGGAGCCGCCCGGCGGGGTCGGGGGCTGCGCGCCCGGACCGCCGTGGCCGAGCGGGCCCACTCCGCCGGGGGGCGTGCGCTGGTCGCTGTCGAACGGACCGGGAAGGTGGCCGCCCGGCGGGGGCGGCAGCTCGTCGTCGTGCGGTCCGCCGCCGAGGCCGGGCGGCATCAGCATGTCGCCGGTGGCCGGGCCGGTGGTCGCGCCGTTCGGCTCCGGATCGCCCGGGAAACCGCCGCCCGCCGGGGCGTCGGTGAAGTACGGCAGGTCGGCGGTGGGGGCGCCGCCGATCGGGGGCGCGGGGAACCCTTGCGTGGTCTCAGGTCCCGAGGGCGCGGGGAAGCCCGGCGTCGTCTCGGGCCCCGGAGGCACGGGGAAGCCCTGTGTGGTCTCCGGCCCCGGAGGCACGGGGAAGCCCTGTGTGATCTCCGGCCCCGGAGGAGCGGGAAACGCCTGAGTGGTCTCGGGCCCCGCGGGCGGCCGCGGGGTGTTCCCGGTCGACGCGTTGCCCTTCGACTTGCGGGGCGCGAACCAATCACTGGTGCGCTCGCCGTCACCCTTCGCGCCCCTGCCGTCCGGGCCGTCGGCACCGGTCTCGGCCGGAGCGGCCTCCGGCGCGGCGGCGGCCTCGGGCCGCGGCACGGCGCCGGTGCGCTCGTTGGGGCTGTCGTCCTCGCCGGAGCGGGGGGCCGGAACGCCGTCCTCCCCGACGGGCGTGCGCATGACGACCGGCGGGATCGGCCGGGAACCGGGGATATTGATCCGGATCCGGGTCGTCAGCGTGGTCTCGGTCTTCGGTTCCTCCGGCTTGGCCGCGGCACGCGCCTCACCCTCGCCGGATGCGCCCTGCGGGGCCTCCTGCGTCCGGTTCAGCGACGGGGACTGGCGGGATCCGTACGGCGGGGTGCCCGACGGGTAGGCGGCACCGCCGCTTCCCCCCCGGGGCCCGGAGGACGAACTGTCAGATTCACGGCTCAAAGCAGGTTCTCCCAGTTAGCTCCGCCGCCCGTCAGACTCGCGCGGGCGGCTCGGCGGCGCGCACCACCTTACTGGGCGCCGCGGTGGCGCACTTGACGGCCGCCGTATCGCCACCGTCACGCACCCTAGGGACAGCGTCCGACGGCGTGGATGCGTCACGCGCATCGGGGGGACGTCACGACGGAAACGTCACGTCACTTACCAAGTCGGGCGGACCGCCGGGCCGGTTGCGGGACCAGCGGCAGCGTGGCGCAGATCACACCGGCAAACATCCCGCCCAGCAGGAAGACATACGGCCCCAGCCCCGCGCCGAAGAGGAAGTCCCCTTCCGGTCGGGTGGCGGTGAGCAGCAGCACGGTGACCGTCCAGGCCCCCGCGGGCACTCCGCCGCCCATCCGGGTGCCGGTGGCCTTGACCCCGCCGTAGCACAGCGCCACCACCCCGAGCAGCGCCAGCAGCAACCCGCCGGGGAACCAGGCGGCTTGCACCAGCGCGCCGGCGGTGCCCACCAGCGCCCCCATCACGGCGAGCAGCGCGTATCCGCCCAGACGTGCGGCGTTCATGCGGTCACCCCCGCGAAGAGGTCGTCCTCGCGGTCCGCGGCGGCCTCGCCCCGGACGAGCTGGTAGTGCTCACGGACGAAGAGCGGCTGGCCGAGGTCGTTGGAGAGGGCGAAGAAGGGTCCGTCCACCGCGATCTGGCTGGCGTGGGCGCGCATGGCCGCGGTCTTCGCCCCGGCGTGGCCGCTGCCGTCGACGGCCGCGGTCACCTCGGCGTCCTCCACCACACCGGGGACGTCGTCGACCGAGGCGATACCCGGGAAGAGCGATTCCCGGCCCGCCGCCCGCAGCCGGGCGAACCCCTCCTCGACCGCCGACCGCGGCACACAGTTCCAGTAGACCTTGGCGATCTTGTGGGGGGCGCCCAGACCGGGACGGAACCCGGCGTCCGACGCCAGCTCGAAGGCGCGCATCGCGACCCGGTGGGCCTGGATGTGGTCGGGGTGGCCATAGCCCCCGTTCCGGTCGTACGCGACCATGACCTGCGGCCGGACCTCGCGGATCACGGCCACGAGATGGCCCGCGGCCTCATCGAGGTCGGCCCGCCAGAAACAGTCGGGGCGGTCGTTCTGCGGGGCGCCCATCATCCCCGAGTCGCGGTAGCGGCCGGGCCCGCCGAGGAAGCGGTGGTCCTCGACCCCCAAGGCCGCCATCGCCGCGGCCAGTTCACCGATCCGGTGCGGGCCGAGCGCGTCGTCGCGATCAGCGGCGAGATGCGCCAGGTCGGGCGGAATGACCTCGCCCTCCTCACCGAGGGTGCAGGTCACCAGCGTGACATGGGCACCCTCGGCGGCGTACTTCGCCATGGTCGCGCCGTTGTTGATCGACTCGTCGTCCGGATGCGCGTGCACCAGCAGCAGCCGACGGGCGGGAAGAGCGGTCATGGGCACAGCCTACGATTCGCACATCCGTGCCCATAGGGCACGGCGCGGCGCCCC
This window contains:
- a CDS encoding ATP-binding protein produces the protein MSLPLTRRIGRAALLVAAGAVPVVATAGAASAAETALPQSQLGGLSALDTASVDQVADIASRQVGSAAGDVVGSKAGRTVTEVLPGKAAPVKTTPAKPAQQAKTLPAKAKAKGAHAKAAPAKGKAVKGAHAKGKGGAHAKGKGAKAAKAAPQTPKAPQQAAPSRQSPGLPLKGLPLGGLPMLGG
- the dapC gene encoding succinyldiaminopimelate transaminase; translated protein: MPPVSARLPVFPWDRLEPYKATAAAHPDGIVDLSVGTPVDPVPESVQRALAGAADSPGYPTVWGTAELRDALTGWVERRLGATGVRHTEVLPVVGSKELVASLPTQLGLGPGDRIAFPRLAYPTYEVGARLAGAEPVPYDVGTFAGGAAGAGPDPAGLKLLWLNSPSNPTGRVLTPDELRAAVAWAREHEVLLVSDECYLELGWEAEPRSVLHPEISGGSFEGLVSVHSLSKRSNLAGYRAAFLAGDETVLGELLKIRKHGGLMVPAPVQAATVAALADDKHVAEQRERYERRRTALRSALEGFGFRIEHSEASLYLWATRDEPCWETVGALAELGILVAPGDFYGPAGERNVRVAFTATDEGVAAAVRRLTA
- a CDS encoding transglutaminase-like domain-containing protein, with protein sequence MPRMNDTSRRRRFAEAAREERPDLALLCLLVGMEADAGLDEDGLDRAQIELDRLAGLLPFAPGGPEGWATALARLLGERHDFRGTPADYRRLESSLLHEVLRRRRGLPILLSVVWIEVARRAGAPVYGVGLPGHFVVGFGDPYGHHVLVDPFDGGRSLSDEDAAILVAGATGTPLAPSALTPSTPLEIVLRILNNIRAWAAARPERTDVQLWAIELSLLLPSHPARLRYERAQLLVERGDFLAGAKELEDYAEVVAAVEPEAAAAVRRQARAARAMLN
- a CDS encoding DUF6113 family protein, with amino-acid sequence MNAARLGGYALLAVMGALVGTAGALVQAAWFPGGLLLALLGVVALCYGGVKATGTRMGGGVPAGAWTVTVLLLTATRPEGDFLFGAGLGPYVFLLGGMFAGVICATLPLVPQPARRSARLGK
- a CDS encoding GNAT family N-acetyltransferase, producing the protein MDFTTGGRLEVRITPADVGKRVSVRPLTGEPDPHATFTDVVGVLTSWTGDVLCVTRRTGEAVRIARSSLVAGKVVPAAPARRRGPAASARELDRIAARGWPAVESAPLGEWELRASGGFTRRANSVLALGDPGLPLDAALDRVTGWYAERGLPAYLQLSTGAENTQELLAAELAARGWTREVSAQVRIAGLAPVADRDADVSAVALSRRIHDAWLARYQRSAAPSPEVRAVLSGGPSVWFATIGGAPGDEVPAAIGRVVVDGRWAGFAAVEVAPERRRQGLAGAVMTALARKALDEGASAAYLQVETDNGGAHALYEDMGFTVHHSYHHWRAPHDDPR
- the fdxA gene encoding ferredoxin, with the protein product MTYVIAQPCVDLKDKACIEECPVDCIYEGQRSLYIHPDECVDCGACEPVCPVEAIFYEDDTPEEWKDYYKANVEFFDELGSPGGASKLGLIERDHPFIAALPPQEHDE
- a CDS encoding peptidoglycan binding domain-containing protein — encoded protein: MSRESDSSSSGPRGGSGGAAYPSGTPPYGSRQSPSLNRTQEAPQGASGEGEARAAAKPEEPKTETTLTTRIRINIPGSRPIPPVVMRTPVGEDGVPAPRSGEDDSPNERTGAVPRPEAAAAPEAAPAETGADGPDGRGAKGDGERTSDWFAPRKSKGNASTGNTPRPPAGPETTQAFPAPPGPEITQGFPVPPGPETTQGFPVPPGPETTPGFPAPSGPETTQGFPAPPIGGAPTADLPYFTDAPAGGGFPGDPEPNGATTGPATGDMLMPPGLGGGPHDDELPPPPGGHLPGPFDSDQRTPPGGVGPLGHGGPGAQPPTPPGGSPLSGSLGATTGTGPLGGLGGEPDTDRPLFRDPDPTPGGGVPPEQISSDTLVSGVPVVPPAESLPPSPPVGGGPAAPAGDSGPPSTPAPSAPAAGKPKKKGRSKLVMLVALLVVVGGGAYSAGLVMNHADVPNGTTVLGVDIGGTSKEAAVEKLDSELGNRTTAPLKVSVDGEQKEIKPSVAGLALDTETTVRNVAGRDYNPLTVIGSLFGGTHEAEPEVTVDEEKLRDALERLAGTSGTAREGTINFTSGRAVPVYGKAGKALDVDRAVAAVSDAYRERAETGKDKVIKLPVSVKQPTVSKAEVDNKMKTFAKPAMSGLVTVQTDPQHSLPLSPGRSLPKILSMRVVNGKLVEHYDLAVLKQLYGSTFDGVLIERGTGAKRPVSPQDVVVALSKALVGKSASERIGVIDTTPN
- the mshB gene encoding N-acetyl-1-D-myo-inositol-2-amino-2-deoxy-alpha-D-glucopyranoside deacetylase, translating into MTALPARRLLLVHAHPDDESINNGATMAKYAAEGAHVTLVTCTLGEEGEVIPPDLAHLAADRDDALGPHRIGELAAAMAALGVEDHRFLGGPGRYRDSGMMGAPQNDRPDCFWRADLDEAAGHLVAVIREVRPQVMVAYDRNGGYGHPDHIQAHRVAMRAFELASDAGFRPGLGAPHKIAKVYWNCVPRSAVEEGFARLRAAGRESLFPGIASVDDVPGVVEDAEVTAAVDGSGHAGAKTAAMRAHASQIAVDGPFFALSNDLGQPLFVREHYQLVRGEAAADREDDLFAGVTA